One stretch of Daphnia pulicaria isolate SC F1-1A chromosome 6, SC_F0-13Bv2, whole genome shotgun sequence DNA includes these proteins:
- the LOC124344040 gene encoding bone morphogenetic protein 1-like isoform X1 — MKVSSEYLSKIRVRFKPCRQLIRPASLTTTTTATATTTTRLRLMTALLLILLLPRSLSAQGYDVFIDLEEEGTSLDDTKISVSTTNDGLKCDRTFVSTNEGSRNGTFASPLLENQEGHVRQCLFTFVAAPGERVHLTFNMFNLRGTPPDGSTAGHTAMCSHEYIDLYTEIPDSEPVDLIHSPFGGRYCGQIPPRRRVSLYRTAVLGFFTDKNSTTTDDLLFQGTYLFFKDDQFQVGTPVPRTTCNFTIDGLVKRQGDIMTPTYPGVYPKDMTCAYKFVGKKGQRIRLEFRDFDTFYGGPHCPLDAVDVYDGLDAKAPLIGRYCGQQRNVVIFSTEHHLLVTFTTLKRTADSQNRGFLAKFEFSETFVKLDFISREDSKHDRGSECDQTILSRKGSSAVVYSPNYPFPYSPGIVCKYNVYGLQDEQHFERIRLDFEKFDIPSADNTCADGFLRIYLKGQDISVTYLYEKHDHELCSNNVSSPYWSEGQRLSMIFSSGQSQGSGFKARFLFATEYSIPGTPSPLGGCNFTYMSSSKKRGDFNSPRHPARYPSNLTCTYNFILAGSNENVRLYFDQFKVRANDTTVFYGSYCQEDWVEIYNVFYGGREVLLGRYCGDSFPGPVESDPGSIGLKVILHTDEEGVFNGFKGRYTFDENDSINRDCGSNLSVPGAASGVFTSPKYPEKYDRSSGLLSCSWQIHSARDHRILLHFESFSIEGEMETRGCAAAAVRVWKRLDEPPVEICGENLKAEHETFMSEGNVMKITFTTADKVAGGRGFRAVWTEVKTPALVGGYDCDEGGQYFRCANNTFCIAKQLECDGNPNCGLNDGSDEGEHCGGVRYQPALNTLPVSSFSRSQWVSPPQTNSRNEIPMCRYGGRRRIFSGAPDVDTGRLCFDSAHDFVYRVPSKAAAEAAQHQLRAAAVRTAAAVRHHVVASVDVAPVRHPVAAAAGSTLHESASALDRRRR, encoded by the exons ATGAAGGTCTCGTCAGAGTACTTGTCGAAAATTCGCGTCCGCTTCAAACCTTGCCGACAACTAATACGGCCGGCTTCActaacaacgacaacaacagcaacagcaacaacaacaactcgtcTCCGGCTGATGACAGCTCTCTTGCTCATCCTACTCTTGCCTCGCTCCTTGTCAGCTCAAG GCTACGACGTGTTTATCGACTTGGAAGAGGAAGGTACGTCGCTGGACGACACCAAGATCTCCGTCTCCACCACTAACGACGGACTAA AATGCGATCGGACGTTTGTGAGCACGAACGAAGGGTCTCGCAACGGGACGTTCGCCTCGCCGCTGTTGGAGAACCAAGAAGGACACGTGCGCCAATGCCTGTTCACGTTCGTGGCCGCCCCGGGAGAGCGCGTTCATCTGACTTTCAACATGTTCAATCTACGCGGCACGCCCCCAGA TGGATCCACCGCCGGACACACAGCCAT GTGCAGTCACGAGTACATCGACCTCTACACGGAGATTCCCGACTCGGAGCCCGTCGACTTGATCCACTCGCCGTTTGGCGGACGCTACTGCGGTCAGATCCCGCCCCGTCGACGCGTGTCGCTCTACCGGACGGCCGTTTTGGGATTTTTCACCGACAAGAACTCGACCACCACCGACGACCTTCTCTTCCAGGGCACCTATCTCTTCTTCAAAGACG ATCAATTTCAAGTGGGGACGCCCGTTCCTCGCACGACTTGCAACTTCACCATCGACGGCCTAGTGAAACGCCAGGGCGACATCATGACGCCCACCTATCCGGGCGTCTATCCCAAAGACATGACCTGTGCCTATAAATTCGTCGGGAAGAAAGGCCAGCGCATCCGACTCGAATTCAGGGACTTTGACACTTTCTACGGAGGCCCTCA TTGTCCGTTGGACGCCGTCGACGTTTACGACGGGTTGGACGCCAAAGCCCCACTGATTGGACGCTACTGCGGCCAGCAGCGCAACGTGGTCATCTTCTCGACCGAGCATCATCTCCTTGTCACGTTCACGACGCTCAAACGGACGGCCGACTCGCAGAACCGCGGATTTCTGGCAAAGTTCGAATTCAGCGAGACTTTCGTCAAACTCG atttcattAGCCGCGAGGATAGCAAACACGACAGAGGCTCCGAGTGCGACCAGACGATCCTGAGCCGCAAAGGATCGTCGGCCGTCGTCTACAGTCCCAATTACCCGTTTCCTTACAGTCCAGGCATCGTCTGCAAGTACAACGTCTACGGCCTGCAGGACGAGCAGCACTTTGAGCGCATCCGGCTGGATTTCGAAAAATTCGACATCCCTTCAGCCGATAACAC GTGCGCCGATGGCTTCCTGAGAATCTACCTGAAAGGTCAAGACATTAGCGTGACGTATCTGTACGAGAAACACGATCACGAGCTGTGCAGCAACAATGTCAGCTCGCCGTACTGGTCGGAAGGCCAGCGGCTGTCCATGATCTTCTCCAGCGGACAGAGCCAGGGTTCCGGCTTCAAAGCTCGATTCTTATTCGCTACAG AATATTCGATCCCCGGGACTCCGTCGCCGCTGGGCGGATGTAATTTCACTTACATGAGCAGCAGCAAGAAACGCGGTGACTTTAACTCGCCTAGACATCCGGCCCGCTACCCGTCCAACCTGACATGCACCTACAACTTTATTCTGGCCGGATCCAACGAGAATGTCCGGCTCTACTTTGACCAGTTCAAAGTGCGCGCCAACGACACGACCGTCTTTTACGGCTCCTACTGCCAAGAAGATTGGGTCGAGATCTACAATGTCTTTTACGGCGGCAGAGAGGTCTTACTCGGCCGTTATTGTGGCGACTCGTTCCCCGGACCCGTCGAATCTGATCCCGGATCCATCGGActgaaa GTGATCCTGCACACGGACGAAGAAGGAGTCTTTAATGGATTCAAGGGCAGGTACACATTCGACGAGAACGACTCGATCAATAGAG ACTGCGGCAGTAATCTGAGCGTTCCGGGAGCCGCCAGCGGTGTCTTCACCAGTCCCAAGTACCCGGAGAAGTATGATCGTAGCTCGGGCCTGCTCAGCTGCTCGTGGCAGATCCATTCAGCTCGGGATCACCGCATCCTTCTTCACTTTGAGTCCTTTTCCATCGAGGGCGAGATGGAGA CTCGTGGATGTGCGGCGGCTGCCGTCCGCGTTTGGAAGAGACTGGACGAACCGCCGGTGGAAATTTGTGGAGAGAATTTGAAGGCCGAGCACGAAACGTTCATGTCCGAAGGCAACGTCATGAAAATCAC GTTTACAACGGCGGATAAAGTGGCGGGCGGTAGAGGCTTCCGGGCCGTGTGGACGGAAGTGAAAACTCCGGCTCTGGTCGGCGGCTACGACTGTGACGAAGGCGGGCAGTACTTTCGCTGCGCCAACAACACCTTTTGCATAGCCAAACAGCTGGAATGCGACGGAAATCCCAATTGCGGACTCAACGACGGTTCCGACGAAGGCGAGCACT GTGGAGGCGTCCGATATCAACCCGCCCTAAACACCCTG CCAGTGTCCTCCTTCTCCAGAAGCCAATGGGTGTCGCCTCCCCAAACCAATTCAAGGAATGAAATCCCAAT
- the LOC124344040 gene encoding bone morphogenetic protein 1-like isoform X2 — MKVSSEYLSKIRVRFKPCRQLIRPASLTTTTTATATTTTRLRLMTALLLILLLPRSLSAQGYDVFIDLEEEGTSLDDTKISVSTTNDGLKCDRTFVSTNEGSRNGTFASPLLENQEGHVRQCLFTFVAAPGERVHLTFNMFNLRGTPPECSHEYIDLYTEIPDSEPVDLIHSPFGGRYCGQIPPRRRVSLYRTAVLGFFTDKNSTTTDDLLFQGTYLFFKDDQFQVGTPVPRTTCNFTIDGLVKRQGDIMTPTYPGVYPKDMTCAYKFVGKKGQRIRLEFRDFDTFYGGPHCPLDAVDVYDGLDAKAPLIGRYCGQQRNVVIFSTEHHLLVTFTTLKRTADSQNRGFLAKFEFSETFVKLDFISREDSKHDRGSECDQTILSRKGSSAVVYSPNYPFPYSPGIVCKYNVYGLQDEQHFERIRLDFEKFDIPSADNTCADGFLRIYLKGQDISVTYLYEKHDHELCSNNVSSPYWSEGQRLSMIFSSGQSQGSGFKARFLFATEYSIPGTPSPLGGCNFTYMSSSKKRGDFNSPRHPARYPSNLTCTYNFILAGSNENVRLYFDQFKVRANDTTVFYGSYCQEDWVEIYNVFYGGREVLLGRYCGDSFPGPVESDPGSIGLKVILHTDEEGVFNGFKGRYTFDENDSINRDCGSNLSVPGAASGVFTSPKYPEKYDRSSGLLSCSWQIHSARDHRILLHFESFSIEGEMETRGCAAAAVRVWKRLDEPPVEICGENLKAEHETFMSEGNVMKITFTTADKVAGGRGFRAVWTEVKTPALVGGYDCDEGGQYFRCANNTFCIAKQLECDGNPNCGLNDGSDEGEHCGGVRYQPALNTLPVSSFSRSQWVSPPQTNSRNEIPMCRYGGRRRIFSGAPDVDTGRLCFDSAHDFVYRVPSKAAAEAAQHQLRAAAVRTAAAVRHHVVASVDVAPVRHPVAAAAGSTLHESASALDRRRR, encoded by the exons ATGAAGGTCTCGTCAGAGTACTTGTCGAAAATTCGCGTCCGCTTCAAACCTTGCCGACAACTAATACGGCCGGCTTCActaacaacgacaacaacagcaacagcaacaacaacaactcgtcTCCGGCTGATGACAGCTCTCTTGCTCATCCTACTCTTGCCTCGCTCCTTGTCAGCTCAAG GCTACGACGTGTTTATCGACTTGGAAGAGGAAGGTACGTCGCTGGACGACACCAAGATCTCCGTCTCCACCACTAACGACGGACTAA AATGCGATCGGACGTTTGTGAGCACGAACGAAGGGTCTCGCAACGGGACGTTCGCCTCGCCGCTGTTGGAGAACCAAGAAGGACACGTGCGCCAATGCCTGTTCACGTTCGTGGCCGCCCCGGGAGAGCGCGTTCATCTGACTTTCAACATGTTCAATCTACGCGGCACGCCCCCAGA GTGCAGTCACGAGTACATCGACCTCTACACGGAGATTCCCGACTCGGAGCCCGTCGACTTGATCCACTCGCCGTTTGGCGGACGCTACTGCGGTCAGATCCCGCCCCGTCGACGCGTGTCGCTCTACCGGACGGCCGTTTTGGGATTTTTCACCGACAAGAACTCGACCACCACCGACGACCTTCTCTTCCAGGGCACCTATCTCTTCTTCAAAGACG ATCAATTTCAAGTGGGGACGCCCGTTCCTCGCACGACTTGCAACTTCACCATCGACGGCCTAGTGAAACGCCAGGGCGACATCATGACGCCCACCTATCCGGGCGTCTATCCCAAAGACATGACCTGTGCCTATAAATTCGTCGGGAAGAAAGGCCAGCGCATCCGACTCGAATTCAGGGACTTTGACACTTTCTACGGAGGCCCTCA TTGTCCGTTGGACGCCGTCGACGTTTACGACGGGTTGGACGCCAAAGCCCCACTGATTGGACGCTACTGCGGCCAGCAGCGCAACGTGGTCATCTTCTCGACCGAGCATCATCTCCTTGTCACGTTCACGACGCTCAAACGGACGGCCGACTCGCAGAACCGCGGATTTCTGGCAAAGTTCGAATTCAGCGAGACTTTCGTCAAACTCG atttcattAGCCGCGAGGATAGCAAACACGACAGAGGCTCCGAGTGCGACCAGACGATCCTGAGCCGCAAAGGATCGTCGGCCGTCGTCTACAGTCCCAATTACCCGTTTCCTTACAGTCCAGGCATCGTCTGCAAGTACAACGTCTACGGCCTGCAGGACGAGCAGCACTTTGAGCGCATCCGGCTGGATTTCGAAAAATTCGACATCCCTTCAGCCGATAACAC GTGCGCCGATGGCTTCCTGAGAATCTACCTGAAAGGTCAAGACATTAGCGTGACGTATCTGTACGAGAAACACGATCACGAGCTGTGCAGCAACAATGTCAGCTCGCCGTACTGGTCGGAAGGCCAGCGGCTGTCCATGATCTTCTCCAGCGGACAGAGCCAGGGTTCCGGCTTCAAAGCTCGATTCTTATTCGCTACAG AATATTCGATCCCCGGGACTCCGTCGCCGCTGGGCGGATGTAATTTCACTTACATGAGCAGCAGCAAGAAACGCGGTGACTTTAACTCGCCTAGACATCCGGCCCGCTACCCGTCCAACCTGACATGCACCTACAACTTTATTCTGGCCGGATCCAACGAGAATGTCCGGCTCTACTTTGACCAGTTCAAAGTGCGCGCCAACGACACGACCGTCTTTTACGGCTCCTACTGCCAAGAAGATTGGGTCGAGATCTACAATGTCTTTTACGGCGGCAGAGAGGTCTTACTCGGCCGTTATTGTGGCGACTCGTTCCCCGGACCCGTCGAATCTGATCCCGGATCCATCGGActgaaa GTGATCCTGCACACGGACGAAGAAGGAGTCTTTAATGGATTCAAGGGCAGGTACACATTCGACGAGAACGACTCGATCAATAGAG ACTGCGGCAGTAATCTGAGCGTTCCGGGAGCCGCCAGCGGTGTCTTCACCAGTCCCAAGTACCCGGAGAAGTATGATCGTAGCTCGGGCCTGCTCAGCTGCTCGTGGCAGATCCATTCAGCTCGGGATCACCGCATCCTTCTTCACTTTGAGTCCTTTTCCATCGAGGGCGAGATGGAGA CTCGTGGATGTGCGGCGGCTGCCGTCCGCGTTTGGAAGAGACTGGACGAACCGCCGGTGGAAATTTGTGGAGAGAATTTGAAGGCCGAGCACGAAACGTTCATGTCCGAAGGCAACGTCATGAAAATCAC GTTTACAACGGCGGATAAAGTGGCGGGCGGTAGAGGCTTCCGGGCCGTGTGGACGGAAGTGAAAACTCCGGCTCTGGTCGGCGGCTACGACTGTGACGAAGGCGGGCAGTACTTTCGCTGCGCCAACAACACCTTTTGCATAGCCAAACAGCTGGAATGCGACGGAAATCCCAATTGCGGACTCAACGACGGTTCCGACGAAGGCGAGCACT GTGGAGGCGTCCGATATCAACCCGCCCTAAACACCCTG CCAGTGTCCTCCTTCTCCAGAAGCCAATGGGTGTCGCCTCCCCAAACCAATTCAAGGAATGAAATCCCAAT